The following are from one region of the Mycolicibacterium helvum genome:
- a CDS encoding helix-turn-helix transcriptional regulator, with protein sequence MGNSGQQERPDGGSGGFPLVGRDELVTLATDVARGAAGAPSALLLVGPAGVGKSVLLRTTLAAVSGADVRLVYSAGDGSTSGRPYAALSELIWPIVGAVDTLPVALGRIVTELLETPDGAARYEPTLVVQAMSALFDSAAATMPLLLAIDDVDGFDAASRDVVAAVIARWFGGRARALLTASGGEAVHRFDRMVDVVEVPALSDSAAAELLDLQPDPPTARVRGEVLRWAGGNPSALIEAARVLSRSSGTTFPTQGLGSPGGVYLRFAEQLDSLPADTRTLVFYAAVGAGEETVDALSDAAGVGDDWAPAVAAGVVRVTAERLVQFGHPVLRAAAYAESSAQQRRAAHQALSRCAHLDPFHRAWHAAWATAEADEAVAAALEQAAPPATRDHHGHLRIARGLQRAAELSPDRNDAARRYGLAATAANFGGDPAWALALSDDATHLTDDADLRGYAALTRASILLQSAHPLETFCLIQTVLNDPTPPRGSVALHLTYLAASAAYYSGEPRVRRQLHRWLALASDSSDSEPPLPAAFPTAAADLQRAYVRMYADIPDSPHGRPAGLGERWVQPVAAPIEPYRRLVAGVAGYVTEDSVLAARDLTKAAELLQNNGGLRGFSYALAPLAWALLDTGRWKALSTLLADTASLSAIADLALLDSETWACRAQLLAYRGDVDGAARALNRARRESSAAGGSRATEVALRRAAGWHALCAGDFDGAYQIFRQLFTDDGEPAHFVVSYRGIADVAWAAARSGRTDEVRPLLAAIDAQLGTHPPVRLGLLRHQALALVAATAREAEHHYRLAVFDPAGDDWPLERARARLHYGEWLRRARRPAEAKLLLTAAADVFSELGAQPLAEISAAELRAAGITALVAPASGAFAALTAQQQQIVQLAASGLTNREIADRLNLSPRTVGSHLYHVYPKLGISRRHELREFAP encoded by the coding sequence GTGGGAAACAGCGGCCAGCAAGAGCGCCCGGACGGCGGATCCGGCGGTTTTCCCCTCGTCGGTCGCGATGAGCTGGTGACACTGGCCACCGACGTGGCGCGCGGGGCCGCTGGGGCTCCGTCGGCACTCCTGCTGGTTGGACCGGCCGGCGTGGGAAAGTCGGTCCTGCTGCGCACCACGTTGGCCGCAGTGTCCGGTGCGGATGTCCGCCTGGTGTACTCCGCAGGTGACGGGTCGACTTCTGGGCGGCCATACGCGGCGCTGAGCGAATTGATCTGGCCGATCGTCGGCGCTGTCGATACCTTGCCCGTGGCGTTGGGGCGAATCGTGACCGAGCTCCTGGAAACGCCGGACGGTGCCGCCCGGTATGAACCGACACTGGTCGTGCAAGCGATGTCGGCTCTGTTCGACTCGGCCGCCGCGACGATGCCCCTGCTGTTGGCGATCGACGACGTCGACGGTTTCGATGCCGCCTCGCGTGACGTTGTGGCCGCGGTGATCGCACGGTGGTTCGGCGGACGAGCCCGGGCGTTGCTGACCGCCAGCGGGGGCGAGGCGGTGCACCGGTTCGACCGCATGGTCGATGTGGTTGAGGTTCCGGCGTTGTCGGATTCCGCGGCCGCTGAATTGCTTGACTTGCAACCTGATCCACCCACCGCGAGGGTGCGCGGCGAGGTGCTCCGGTGGGCCGGCGGCAATCCCTCGGCGCTGATCGAGGCGGCACGTGTACTGAGCCGTAGTTCTGGGACAACGTTTCCGACCCAAGGCTTGGGCAGTCCCGGCGGTGTCTACCTGCGGTTCGCCGAACAACTCGACAGTCTGCCGGCCGATACGCGCACCCTGGTGTTCTACGCGGCGGTGGGGGCTGGCGAAGAGACGGTCGACGCATTGTCCGACGCCGCCGGTGTCGGTGACGACTGGGCACCGGCGGTCGCGGCCGGTGTCGTGCGCGTCACCGCCGAGCGCTTGGTCCAGTTCGGCCATCCCGTACTGCGGGCGGCGGCCTACGCCGAAAGCTCGGCGCAGCAACGCCGTGCCGCCCATCAAGCCCTGTCCCGATGCGCGCACCTGGATCCGTTCCACCGCGCCTGGCATGCGGCGTGGGCGACAGCGGAGGCTGACGAGGCGGTCGCGGCGGCCCTGGAGCAGGCAGCACCACCGGCGACCCGCGACCACCACGGGCACCTGCGCATCGCGCGGGGATTGCAACGCGCCGCTGAGCTGAGCCCGGACCGCAACGACGCCGCACGACGCTACGGGTTGGCCGCCACGGCAGCGAACTTCGGCGGTGATCCCGCGTGGGCGCTTGCATTGAGCGACGATGCCACGCACCTCACCGATGACGCCGATCTGCGGGGGTACGCGGCCTTGACCCGTGCCTCGATCTTGCTGCAGTCGGCGCACCCACTGGAAACTTTTTGTCTGATCCAGACGGTCCTCAACGATCCCACGCCACCGCGTGGCAGCGTGGCACTGCACTTGACGTATCTGGCGGCCTCGGCCGCGTACTACTCCGGTGAACCTCGGGTCCGGCGACAGTTACACCGCTGGCTGGCCTTGGCCTCCGACAGTTCTGATTCGGAGCCCCCGCTTCCGGCCGCGTTTCCCACTGCCGCAGCCGACCTCCAGCGGGCCTACGTCCGGATGTACGCCGACATTCCCGACTCCCCGCACGGGCGACCCGCCGGGCTCGGGGAACGGTGGGTTCAGCCCGTGGCGGCCCCTATCGAGCCATACCGACGGTTGGTCGCCGGGGTGGCCGGATACGTCACCGAGGACAGCGTCCTGGCCGCCCGAGATCTCACCAAAGCCGCCGAACTCCTCCAAAACAACGGGGGACTCAGAGGATTCAGCTACGCGCTGGCACCGCTGGCGTGGGCATTGTTGGACACCGGGCGGTGGAAAGCGCTGTCGACCTTGCTCGCCGATACGGCGTCTTTGTCCGCCATCGCCGACCTTGCGTTGTTGGATAGCGAAACATGGGCATGCCGGGCGCAACTGCTCGCCTACCGGGGCGACGTGGACGGTGCGGCACGGGCCCTGAACCGCGCACGACGGGAGTCCTCCGCGGCCGGAGGATCTCGCGCGACCGAGGTGGCCTTGCGCCGGGCCGCTGGCTGGCACGCCCTGTGCGCGGGCGACTTCGACGGCGCCTATCAGATATTCCGGCAGTTGTTCACCGACGACGGGGAACCCGCACATTTTGTGGTTTCCTATCGCGGTATCGCCGATGTGGCGTGGGCGGCCGCGCGCAGCGGGCGGACCGACGAGGTGAGGCCGCTGTTGGCCGCCATCGACGCCCAGTTGGGCACCCATCCGCCGGTGCGGTTGGGGCTGTTGCGCCACCAGGCCCTTGCGTTGGTCGCCGCCACGGCGCGGGAAGCGGAACACCATTACCGGCTCGCTGTCTTCGATCCGGCCGGCGACGATTGGCCGCTGGAACGTGCCCGGGCCCGTCTGCACTACGGCGAATGGCTGCGCCGTGCCCGCCGACCTGCCGAAGCCAAGCTCCTGTTGACCGCGGCGGCCGACGTCTTCAGCGAACTGGGCGCACAACCCCTTGCCGAGATCAGCGCTGCGGAGTTGCGGGCGGCCGGCATCACCGCACTGGTTGCTCCCGCATCGGGTGCCTTTGCAGCGTTGACCGCTCAGCAACAACAGATCGTGCAGCTGGCCGCATCCGGGCTGACCAACCGCGAGATCGCCGACCGGCTGAACCTGTCGCCGCGCACTGTCGGCTCGCACCTGTACCACGTCTATCCGAAGCTGGGCATCAGCCGCAGGCATGAACTGCGAGAGTTCGCTCCCTAG
- a CDS encoding serine/threonine-protein kinase translates to MRLTSGEHFAGFRVIEPLGAGGMGEVYLVEHPRLPRREALKVLSTDFTTNEEFRLRFLREAELAAALWHPNLVTIHDRGEAEGRLWISMDYVDGADAANLMRMRYPTGMPVDQVISIVTAIASALDSIHAAGMLHRDVKPANILCSEPAMGARRIALADFGIARQINDSSGITATNTTIGTVSYAAPEQLMGKRSDGRADQYALAATAFHLLTGAAPFVDSNPAVVISQHLSVPPPRLGSIRPELSQLDAAFAKALAKDPAQRFASCAHFAEALAGAVDVLVAQGGNTMATPGSAPALLPPPPTESKAAPGSARRSLFSPAVLVLAVLGLGLIAAVVFVGWQLANRQQSSASAPPAPLSVKTTAGPTSPQAPITVTVSASPTNVARPPASQSSTAPMLLADADVHGFVGFGGDARCSGNDRAIAVMRTPESALVVCQSPGGGAYYRGLRLSDMATIELTNIAVTDSGSTIVVTNNSDGTRYDISRTGLQIVKDGEVLGSEPAIEFAAR, encoded by the coding sequence CATCCCCGGCTGCCGCGTCGCGAGGCACTGAAGGTGCTTTCTACGGACTTCACCACCAACGAGGAATTCCGTCTGAGGTTCCTGCGCGAAGCGGAGCTGGCTGCGGCTCTGTGGCACCCAAACCTGGTCACCATTCACGACCGCGGGGAAGCCGAGGGGCGATTGTGGATCTCGATGGACTACGTCGACGGCGCAGATGCCGCAAACTTGATGCGCATGCGGTATCCCACTGGCATGCCGGTGGACCAGGTAATCAGCATTGTCACTGCCATCGCGTCAGCGTTGGACTCCATTCATGCCGCCGGCATGCTGCACCGTGACGTCAAACCGGCCAACATCCTGTGCTCTGAGCCGGCGATGGGCGCCCGCCGGATAGCGTTGGCGGACTTCGGGATTGCTCGTCAGATCAACGACTCAAGCGGCATCACTGCGACGAATACGACCATCGGAACAGTCTCATATGCGGCTCCAGAACAACTCATGGGTAAGCGGTCGGACGGTCGGGCGGACCAATACGCGTTGGCGGCCACTGCGTTCCACTTACTAACGGGTGCAGCGCCGTTTGTGGACTCCAACCCAGCTGTCGTGATCTCCCAGCACCTCAGTGTGCCACCGCCACGACTCGGTAGCATTCGCCCAGAACTGTCGCAGCTTGACGCCGCGTTCGCGAAAGCGCTGGCGAAAGATCCGGCGCAGCGGTTTGCCTCCTGCGCTCACTTCGCTGAAGCGCTCGCCGGTGCGGTAGACGTCCTAGTGGCGCAGGGAGGCAACACGATGGCCACACCGGGATCGGCCCCTGCACTTCTCCCGCCGCCGCCGACCGAATCGAAAGCCGCACCAGGATCAGCTCGAAGGAGTCTCTTCAGCCCGGCCGTTTTGGTCCTGGCTGTCTTGGGTCTGGGCCTGATAGCGGCCGTCGTCTTCGTGGGTTGGCAATTGGCAAACCGGCAGCAGAGCTCTGCCTCGGCTCCGCCGGCCCCTCTGTCCGTCAAGACGACGGCAGGCCCAACATCGCCCCAGGCCCCAATCACCGTGACGGTGTCGGCGTCCCCAACAAACGTCGCCCGTCCACCGGCCAGCCAGTCTTCGACGGCGCCAATGCTGCTTGCCGACGCCGACGTGCACGGATTCGTAGGCTTTGGCGGTGACGCACGCTGCAGTGGAAACGATCGCGCCATTGCGGTCATGCGCACGCCGGAGTCCGCACTAGTGGTGTGCCAGTCCCCAGGAGGGGGCGCGTACTACCGCGGTTTACGGCTTAGCGACATGGCGACAATTGAGCTCACCAACATCGCGGTGACCGACTCTGGCTCTACGATCGTGGTGACCAACAACTCTGACGGCACCCGGTATGACATCAGCAGAACGGGCCTTCAGATCGTTAAGGATGGCGAGGTGCTCGGCAGCGAGCCCGCGATCGAGTTCGCCGCGCGGTAG